A genome region from Mastacembelus armatus chromosome 8, fMasArm1.2, whole genome shotgun sequence includes the following:
- the nsfa gene encoding vesicle-fusing ATPase isoform X1 produces MAARTMQAARCPTDELSLTNCAVVNEKDLQSGQHVTVKTTPNHKFAFTVKTHHTVAPGTIAFSLPQRKWAGLSIGQEVEVCNYNFDKSKQCIGAMTIEIDFLQKKSTDSSPYDSDKMAAEFIQQFNSQAFSVTQQLVFSFCDKLFGLVVKDIEAMDASILKGEPASGKKQQKIDVGLMVGNSQVIFEKAENSSLTLVGKAKTKEARQTIINPDWNFEKMGIGGLDKEFSDIFRRAFASRVFPPDIVEQMGCKHVKGILLFGPPGCGKTLMARQIGKMLNAREPKVVNGPEILNKYVGESEANIRKLFAEAEEEQKRLGANSGLHIIIFDELDAICKQRGTGASSTGVHDTVVNQLLSKIDGVEQLNNILVIGMTNRPDLIDDALMRPGRFEVKMEIGLPDEKGRVQILTIHTNKMRSFNLLASDVDIKELATETKNYSGAELEGLVRAAQSTAMNRHIKATSTVEVDMERAEKLQVTRADFVGSLNNDIKPAFGTNQEDYSSYIMNGIIKWGDPVTHVLDDGELLVQQTKNSDRTPLVAVLLEGPPHSGKTALAAKIAEDSQFPFIKICSPDKMIGHSEISKCQAIKKVFDDAYKSQLSCVVVDDIERLLDYVPIGPRFSNLVLQALLVLLKKAPPKGRKLLIIGTTSRKDVLQEMEMLDAFSTTIHIPNISTGEQLVDALELLGSFTDKERASIAHQLKGKRVWIGIKKLLVLIEMSLQMDPDYRVTKFLSLLRDEGADRSFYE; encoded by the exons ATGGCGGCCCGG ACCATGCAAGCAGCACGATGCCCAACAGATGAGCTGTCACTGACTAACTGTGCCGTGGTGAACGAGAAGGATCTGCAGTCAGGACA GCATGTGACTGTGAAGACCACACCCAACCATAAGTTTGCATTTACAGTCAAGACGCACCACACTGTGGCACCTGGAACTATTGCCTTCAGTCTGCCGCAG AGGAAATGGGCGGGCCTCTCCATTGGCCAGGAGGTGGAAG TTTGCAACTACAACTTTGATAAGTCCAAGCAGTGTATAGGCGCCATGACAATCGAAATTGACTTCCTGCAAAAGAAGAGCACTGACTCCTCTCCCTATGACTCAGACAAGATGGCCGCTGAGTTCATCCAGCAGTTCAACAGCCAGGCCTTCTCTGTCACCCAGCAG CTAGTGTTTAGTTTCTGTGACAAGCTGTTTGGCTTGGTGGTGAAGGATATAGAGGCTATGGATGCCAGTATCCTTAAAGGAGAACCAGCCTCTGGAAAGAAGCAGCAGAAG ATTGACGTCGGGCTGATGGTGGGAAACAGTCAGGTGATTTTTGAGAAAGCAGAGAATTCTTCCCTCACACTAGTCG gtAAGGCAAAGACCAAGGAGGCCCGACAGACAATCATAAACCCAGACTGGAACTTTGAGAAGATGGGAATTGGAGGTCTGGACAAGGAATTCTCTGACATATTCCGCAGAGCCTTCGCATCCCGAGTCTTTCCTCCTGACATTGTGGAGCAAATGG GATGTAAGCACGTGAAGGGCATCTTGCTGTTTGGACCTCCAGGCTGTGGTAAAACACTGATGGCCAGGCAGATTGGCAAGATGCTCAATGCCCGTGAGCCGAAAGTTGTCAATGGCCCTGAGATTCTCAACAAGTACGTGGGAGAGTCTGAGGCCAACATCCGCAAACTGTTTgctgaggcagaggaggagcagaagagg CTGGGAGCCAACAGCGGCCTCCATATTATCATCTTTGATGAGCTGGATGCCATCTGCAAGCAGAGAGGCACAGGAGCCAGCAGCACAGGTGTGCATGACACTGTAGTCAACCAGCTTCTGTCTAAAATTGATGGCGTAGAGCAACTCAACAACATCCTAGTCATTG GAATGACAAACAGACCTGACTTGATAGATGATGCCCTAATGAGGCCTGGCAGGTTTGAGGTCAAGATGGAAATTG GTCTGCCTGATGAGAAGGGCCGCGTCCAGATCCTGACCATCCACACCAACAAGATGCGAAGCTTCAACCTGCTCGCTTCCGATGTCGACATCAAGGAACTGGCAACTGAGACCAAGAACTACAGCGGTGCAGAGCTGGAGGGGCTGGTCAGGGCCGCTCAGTCCACCGCCATGAACCGGCATATTAAG GCTACATCTACAGTTGAGGTAGACATGGAGAGGGCAGAGAAGCTTCAAGTGACCAGAGCAGATTTCGTGGGATCCCTCAACAATGACATAAAACCT GCATTTGGTACAAACCAGGAGGACTACTCCAGTTATATTATGAATGGCATTATCAAATGGGGTGACCCAGTCACCCATGTTCTAGATGATGGAGAGCTGCTGGTGCAGCAGACTAAGAACAGTGATCGCACACCACTGGTGGCTGTGTTGTTGGAGG GTCCACCCCATAGTGGAAAAACTGCCTTAGCAGCTAAGATTGCAGAGGACTCACAGTTCCCCTTCATTAAGATCTGCTCTCCAGACAAGATGATTGGACACTCAGAGATCTCCAAGTGCCAGGCAATCAAAAAG GTGTTTGATGATGCTTACAAGTCCCAGCTCAGCTGTGTGGTGGTGGATGATATTGAGCGTCTGCTTGATTATGTTCCCATTGGCCCTCGTTTCTCCAACCTGGTCCTTCAGGCTCTGCTGGTGCTGCTGAAGAAAGCGCCACCTAAG GGTCGGAAGCTGCTCATCATCGGCACCACCAGCAGGAAGGATGTGTTGCAGGAAATGGAGATGTTGGATGCCTTCAGCACCACCATCCATATTCCCAACATATCTACTGGGGAGCAGCTGGTTGATGCCTTAGAG TTGCTGGGGAGCTTCACAGATAAAGAGCGAGCCAGCATCGCACATCAGCTCAAAGGAAAGCGAGTGTGGATTGGTATCAAGAAGCTCCTTGTGCTCATCGAGATGTCACTGCAG ATGGATCCAGACTACAGAGTGACCAAGTTCCTGTCTCTGCTCAGAGATGAGGGGGC TGACCGCAGCTTCTATGAGTAG
- the nsfa gene encoding vesicle-fusing ATPase isoform X2, translated as MAARTMQAARCPTDELSLTNCAVVNEKDLQSGQHVTVKTTPNHKFAFTVKTHHTVAPGTIAFSLPQRKWAGLSIGQEVEVCNYNFDKSKQCIGAMTIEIDFLQKKSTDSSPYDSDKMAAEFIQQFNSQAFSVTQQLVFSFCDKLFGLVVKDIEAMDASILKGEPASGKKQQKIDVGLMVGNSQVIFEKAENSSLTLVGKAKTKEARQTIINPDWNFEKMGIGGLDKEFSDIFRRAFASRVFPPDIVEQMGCKHVKGILLFGPPGCGKTLMARQIGKMLNAREPKVVNGPEILNKYVGESEANIRKLFAEAEEEQKRLGANSGLHIIIFDELDAICKQRGTGASSTGVHDTVVNQLLSKIDGVEQLNNILVIGMTNRPDLIDDALMRPGRFEVKMEIGLPDEKGRVQILTIHTNKMRSFNLLASDVDIKELATETKNYSGAELEGLVRAAQSTAMNRHIKATSTVEVDMERAEKLQVTRADFVGSLNNDIKPAFGTNQEDYSSYIMNGIIKWGDPVTHVLDDGELLVQQTKNSDRTPLVAVLLEGPPHSGKTALAAKIAEDSQFPFIKICSPDKMIGHSEISKCQAIKKVFDDAYKSQLSCVVVDDIERLLDYVPIGPRFSNLVLQALLVLLKKAPPKGRKLLIIGTTSRKDVLQEMEMLDAFSTTIHIPNISTGEQLVDALELLGSFTDKERASIAHQLKGKRVWIGIKKLLVLIEMSLQMDPDYRVTKFLSLLRDEGA; from the exons ATGGCGGCCCGG ACCATGCAAGCAGCACGATGCCCAACAGATGAGCTGTCACTGACTAACTGTGCCGTGGTGAACGAGAAGGATCTGCAGTCAGGACA GCATGTGACTGTGAAGACCACACCCAACCATAAGTTTGCATTTACAGTCAAGACGCACCACACTGTGGCACCTGGAACTATTGCCTTCAGTCTGCCGCAG AGGAAATGGGCGGGCCTCTCCATTGGCCAGGAGGTGGAAG TTTGCAACTACAACTTTGATAAGTCCAAGCAGTGTATAGGCGCCATGACAATCGAAATTGACTTCCTGCAAAAGAAGAGCACTGACTCCTCTCCCTATGACTCAGACAAGATGGCCGCTGAGTTCATCCAGCAGTTCAACAGCCAGGCCTTCTCTGTCACCCAGCAG CTAGTGTTTAGTTTCTGTGACAAGCTGTTTGGCTTGGTGGTGAAGGATATAGAGGCTATGGATGCCAGTATCCTTAAAGGAGAACCAGCCTCTGGAAAGAAGCAGCAGAAG ATTGACGTCGGGCTGATGGTGGGAAACAGTCAGGTGATTTTTGAGAAAGCAGAGAATTCTTCCCTCACACTAGTCG gtAAGGCAAAGACCAAGGAGGCCCGACAGACAATCATAAACCCAGACTGGAACTTTGAGAAGATGGGAATTGGAGGTCTGGACAAGGAATTCTCTGACATATTCCGCAGAGCCTTCGCATCCCGAGTCTTTCCTCCTGACATTGTGGAGCAAATGG GATGTAAGCACGTGAAGGGCATCTTGCTGTTTGGACCTCCAGGCTGTGGTAAAACACTGATGGCCAGGCAGATTGGCAAGATGCTCAATGCCCGTGAGCCGAAAGTTGTCAATGGCCCTGAGATTCTCAACAAGTACGTGGGAGAGTCTGAGGCCAACATCCGCAAACTGTTTgctgaggcagaggaggagcagaagagg CTGGGAGCCAACAGCGGCCTCCATATTATCATCTTTGATGAGCTGGATGCCATCTGCAAGCAGAGAGGCACAGGAGCCAGCAGCACAGGTGTGCATGACACTGTAGTCAACCAGCTTCTGTCTAAAATTGATGGCGTAGAGCAACTCAACAACATCCTAGTCATTG GAATGACAAACAGACCTGACTTGATAGATGATGCCCTAATGAGGCCTGGCAGGTTTGAGGTCAAGATGGAAATTG GTCTGCCTGATGAGAAGGGCCGCGTCCAGATCCTGACCATCCACACCAACAAGATGCGAAGCTTCAACCTGCTCGCTTCCGATGTCGACATCAAGGAACTGGCAACTGAGACCAAGAACTACAGCGGTGCAGAGCTGGAGGGGCTGGTCAGGGCCGCTCAGTCCACCGCCATGAACCGGCATATTAAG GCTACATCTACAGTTGAGGTAGACATGGAGAGGGCAGAGAAGCTTCAAGTGACCAGAGCAGATTTCGTGGGATCCCTCAACAATGACATAAAACCT GCATTTGGTACAAACCAGGAGGACTACTCCAGTTATATTATGAATGGCATTATCAAATGGGGTGACCCAGTCACCCATGTTCTAGATGATGGAGAGCTGCTGGTGCAGCAGACTAAGAACAGTGATCGCACACCACTGGTGGCTGTGTTGTTGGAGG GTCCACCCCATAGTGGAAAAACTGCCTTAGCAGCTAAGATTGCAGAGGACTCACAGTTCCCCTTCATTAAGATCTGCTCTCCAGACAAGATGATTGGACACTCAGAGATCTCCAAGTGCCAGGCAATCAAAAAG GTGTTTGATGATGCTTACAAGTCCCAGCTCAGCTGTGTGGTGGTGGATGATATTGAGCGTCTGCTTGATTATGTTCCCATTGGCCCTCGTTTCTCCAACCTGGTCCTTCAGGCTCTGCTGGTGCTGCTGAAGAAAGCGCCACCTAAG GGTCGGAAGCTGCTCATCATCGGCACCACCAGCAGGAAGGATGTGTTGCAGGAAATGGAGATGTTGGATGCCTTCAGCACCACCATCCATATTCCCAACATATCTACTGGGGAGCAGCTGGTTGATGCCTTAGAG TTGCTGGGGAGCTTCACAGATAAAGAGCGAGCCAGCATCGCACATCAGCTCAAAGGAAAGCGAGTGTGGATTGGTATCAAGAAGCTCCTTGTGCTCATCGAGATGTCACTGCAG ATGGATCCAGACTACAGAGTGACCAAGTTCCTGTCTCTGCTCAGAGATGAGGGGGCGTGA